Proteins encoded by one window of Clostridia bacterium:
- a CDS encoding TM1812 family CRISPR-associated protein, with translation MSRQRVLVFAPGVIPSDKPVQYYLPEHPKIKEGARLAPIALIKLQETLCDKRRPDRVIALCTKKVMEERLPSLKAEFRELGIDLQEWKIADGKTAAEIRSIVRELLLNVPDECDLILDVTHGFRSAQIVFCIAAQYLSFLRPSVHIEGLYYGMMSTNKNGPPEPAPLINLNLFIELMNWAYAVRVYRDTYLPQKLADTLKGTEDSSGQTAAIERSLSRFSDALDLGLPIEMAERAVELGSLLAEPMSSVLAEKALLPDELFGLVGGFASQFASESGDAVPDELDESEIRRQANIIDRFLEVGRTAHAIGMMREWAVLMVTYHNGDRSSWRTRKQRRNAEKMIWKANSLKLWLSPEIGDAVKAIWGFRNALHHHGHESGGSLDTDQILTQARQAWDCLKSTIGQEAKWKMAPQSADGQQEAEQ, from the coding sequence ATGTCCAGACAGAGAGTGCTGGTGTTCGCACCGGGGGTTATTCCGTCTGACAAGCCCGTTCAATACTACTTGCCTGAGCACCCGAAGATCAAAGAAGGCGCGAGGTTGGCGCCAATCGCCCTCATCAAGCTGCAGGAGACTTTGTGTGATAAACGTCGCCCCGATCGCGTGATCGCATTGTGCACGAAGAAGGTGATGGAGGAAAGGCTCCCCAGCCTCAAGGCGGAGTTTCGCGAACTCGGTATCGATCTGCAGGAATGGAAAATCGCAGACGGGAAGACTGCTGCCGAAATCAGGAGCATTGTCCGCGAGCTTCTTCTGAATGTCCCCGATGAATGCGACCTGATCCTCGACGTCACCCACGGTTTTCGTTCCGCCCAGATCGTATTCTGCATCGCAGCGCAGTACCTGAGTTTCTTGCGCCCGAGTGTGCACATTGAGGGACTCTACTATGGCATGATGAGCACCAACAAGAACGGCCCTCCGGAACCCGCCCCGCTGATCAATCTGAACCTGTTCATTGAGCTAATGAACTGGGCGTATGCCGTGCGAGTGTATCGAGACACCTATCTGCCGCAGAAGCTTGCGGACACGCTCAAAGGGACGGAGGACTCCTCGGGCCAGACCGCTGCCATAGAAAGGTCCCTTTCGCGGTTCTCCGATGCCCTGGACCTAGGTCTTCCTATCGAGATGGCGGAGCGGGCCGTGGAATTAGGTTCGCTTCTTGCCGAACCAATGTCCTCTGTCCTGGCTGAGAAAGCGCTGCTGCCAGATGAGCTATTTGGGCTGGTGGGCGGTTTCGCGTCCCAGTTCGCATCGGAGAGCGGCGATGCTGTTCCGGACGAGCTGGACGAGAGCGAGATAAGGCGGCAGGCCAACATAATCGACAGGTTCCTGGAAGTGGGCAGGACCGCGCACGCCATAGGGATGATGCGTGAGTGGGCCGTCTTGATGGTCACATACCACAATGGAGACAGGTCATCATGGAGAACGCGAAAGCAGCGGCGGAATGCTGAGAAGATGATCTGGAAGGCCAACAGCCTCAAACTGTGGCTGTCTCCCGAGATCGGAGATGCGGTCAAGGCGATCTGGGGATTCCGCAATGCTCTTCACCATCATGGCCATGAAAGTGGAGGTTCGCTCGACACGGACCAGATTCTCACGCAAGCCCGGCAGGCCTGGGACTGCTTGAAGTCCACAATCGGGCAAGAGGCAAAATGGAAGATGGCGCCGCAGAGTGCCGATGGGCAGCAGGAGGCAGAGCAATGA